In Ctenopharyngodon idella isolate HZGC_01 chromosome 2, HZGC01, whole genome shotgun sequence, the following are encoded in one genomic region:
- the wdr47a gene encoding WD repeat-containing protein 47 isoform X1 — protein MTAEEIINVKEVEIIKVMLDFLNSRKLHISMLALEKESGVINGLYSDDMLFLRQLILDGQWDEVLQFIQPLECLDKFDRKRFRYIVLKQKFLEALCVNNAMSAEDEPQHLELTMQEAVKCLHALEEFCPSKDDYSKLCLLLTLPRLTNHAEFKDWNPSTARVQCFEEACGMVAEFIPADRKLSEAGFRASSNRLFQLLIKGVLYECCVEFCQSKATGEEITESEVLLGIDMLCGNGCDDLDLSLLSWLQNLSPNVFSCAFEQKMLNIHVDRLVKPAKATYADLLTPLISKLSPYPASPLRRPQSADTYMTRSLNPALDGLSYGLSGQDKRGAGKDGGKTSPMSHSFANFQHLNRSVMMENSGCHSIFEESPESSRTETPSDKMMSSPGPQNSRPASAPGQDALEPGSAEKNELWDSTEQFQEYYRQRLRVQQHLEQKQQQRELYQQMLREGGVQQHEAPPTAKHNLTEAFLTRSIQRLEELNVGMDDLGEEVQALSQQCNGGSNNDSEAREASATPQTQEGGGGDSDVVTSTPQRSAGQAAFPPPTQSPVLPQSAQTGDKTGQNDSSLTRSKGPEKEKSKAKFVMVNTLEDTQAVRAVAFHPTGTLYAVGSNSKTLRVCAYPDTLDTSGSGTSKPPVIRFKRNKHHKGSIYCVAWSPCGQLLATGSNDKYVKVLPFNPETCNATGPDLEFSMHDGTIRDLAFMEGPESGGAILISAGAGDCNIYTTDCQRGQGLHALSGHTGHILSLYTWGGWMIASGSQDKTVRFWDLRVPSCVRVVGTSFHGSGSPVASVAVDPSGRLLAAGQEDSSCMLYDIRGGRMVQTYQPHSSDVRSVRFSPGAHYLLTGSYDTKVIVTDLQGDLTKQLPLTVVGEHADKVIQCRWHTHHLSFLSSSADRTVTLWTQAT, from the exons ATGACGGCTGAGGAGATCATAAATGTAAAGGAAGTGGAGATCATTAAGGTGATGCTGGACTTCCTAAATTCGCGCAAGCTGCACATTAGCATGCTAGCCCTGGAGAAGGAGAGTGGGGTCATCAATGGCCTCTATTCGGACGACATGCTCTTCCTCAG GCAGCTCATTTTGGATGGACAGTGGGATGAAGTGTTACAATTTATTCAGCCTCTTGAGTGTCTGGATAAATTTGACAGGAAAAG ATTCCGCTACATTGTTTTGAAACAGAAGTTTCTGGAAGCTTTGTGTGTGAACAACGCCATGTCTGCTGAGGATGAGCCACAACAT TTGGAGCTGACCATGCAAGAGGCTGTGAAGTGTCTGCATGCTCTAGAAGAGTTTTGTCCATCTAAAGATGACTACAGCAAGCTTTGCCTTCTCCTTACACTGCCCCGCCTCACCAACCATGCTGAGTTCAAGGACTGGAATCCGAGTACGGCACGCGTGCAGTGTTTTGAGGAGGCCTGCGGCATGGTGGCAGAGTTTATTCCCGCTGACCGAAAGCTAAGCGAGGCGGGGTTCCGCGCCAGCTCCAACCGTCTTTTCCAGCTTCTGATTAAAGGCGTACTGTATGAATGCTGCGTGGAGTTCTGCCAGAGCAAAGCCACTGGAGAGGAGATCACAGAAAGCGAGGTTCTTCTGGGTATAGACATGCTGTGCGGGAACGGCTGCGATGATCTCGACCTGAGCTTGCTTTCTTGGCTCCAGAACCTGTCGCCCAATGTCTTCTCTTGCGCCTTTGAGCAGAAGATGCTCAATATCCACGTGGATCGGCTTGTTAAACCTGCCAAGGCCACTTACGCCGACCTCCTTACTCCGCTCATCAGCAAACTCTCGCCATATCCTGCTTCCCCTCTCCGGCGCCCACAGTCTGCAGACACCTACATGACGCGCTCTCTGAACCCAGCACTGGACGGCCTGTCCTATGGTCTCTCTGGCCAAGATAAGAGAGGAGCAGGAAAAGATGGAGGGAAAACTTCACCTATGTCGCACTCGTTCGCTAATTTTCAACATTTGAACCGCAGTGTGATGATGGAGAATTCAGGATGTCACAGCATCTTTGAGGAGTCACCAGAGAG CTCCAGAACTGAAACTCCATCTGATAAAATGATGAGCTCACCTGGTCCTCAAAACTCTCGCCCAGCCTCTGCCCCGGGTCAAGATGCTCTAGAACCTGGTTCTGCAGAGAAGAATGAG TTGTGGGACTCCACAGAGCAGTTTCAGGAGTACTACCGCCAGCGTTTGCGTGTCCAGCAACATCTGgaacagaagcagcagcagcgggAACTCTACCAGCAGATGTTGCGAGAGGGCGGAGTCCAGCAGCACGAGGCCCCGCCCACCGCCAAGCACAACCTCACAGAAGCCTTCCTTACCAG GTCTATTCAAAGACTGGAGGAGCTGAATGTGGGAATGGATGATTTAGGAGAAGAGGTGCAGGCTCTCTCTCAGCAGTGTAATGGAGGCAGCAACAACGACAGTGAGGCGAGAGAGGCCTCAGCCACACCACAGACACAGGAAGGGGGTGGAGGAGACAGCGATGTGGTCACCAGCACTCCTCAGAGGTCAGCAGGTCAAGCAGCCTTCCCTCCACCCACCCAGTCTCCTGTACTGCCCCAGAG TGCCCAAACTGGAGACAAAACTGGACAGAATGACAGCAGTTTGACCCGCTCTAAAGGCCCAGAG AAAGAGAAGTCTAAAGCCAAGTTTGTGATGGTCAACACCCTGGAGGATACACAGGCGGTCCGTGCCGTGGCCTTCCACCCCACAGGAACATTATATGCGGTCGGCTCCAACTCTAAGACGCTGCGCGTGTGTGCCTATCCTGACACGCTGGACACGAG TGGCTCGGGCACGAGTAAACCTCCTGTAATCCGCTTCAAGAGGAACAAGCATCATAAAGGCTCCATATATTGTGTGGCCTGGAGCCCCTGTGGACAGTTACTGGCCACCGGCTCCAATGACAAATACGTCAAAGTGCTGCCCTTCAACCCTGAAACCTGCAATGCTAcag GTCCTGATCTGGAGTTCAGTATGCATGATGGGACTATCAGAGATCTGGCGTTTATGGAGGGTCCTGAGAGCGGAGGGGCCATTTTAATTAGTGCAGGAGCTGGAGACTGTAACATCTACACAACCGACTGCCAGAGAGGACAGGGCCTGCATGCACTGAGCGGACACACAG GTCATATCCTGTCTCTGTACACGTGGGGGGGCTGGATGATCGCGTCCGGCTCTCAGGATAAGACCGTGCGTTTCTGGGACCTGCGTGTTCCCAGCTGTGTGAGAGTGGTGGGGACATCCTTCCATGGCTCAG GCAGTCCTGTGGCATCGGTGGCGGTGGACCCGAGCGGGCGTCTGCTGGCAGCAGGGCAGGAGGACAGCTCCTGTATGCTGTATGACATCAGAGGCGGGCGCATGGTTCAGACGTACCAACCGCACTCCAGCGATGTCCGATCGGTGCGCTTCTCCCCCGGGGCTCATTACCTGCTCACAGGATCCTATGACACCAAGGTCATCGTCACTGACCTACAAG GGGACCTGACGAAGCAGCTGCCGTTGACCGTAGTGGGAGAGCATGCGGATAAGGTGATCCAGTGCAGGTGGCACACACACCACCTCTCCTTCTTGTCCTCCTCCGCTGACCGCACGGTCACACTGTGGACGCAGGCCACATAG
- the wdr47a gene encoding WD repeat-containing protein 47 isoform X2 — MTAEEIINVKEVEIIKVMLDFLNSRKLHISMLALEKESGVINGLYSDDMLFLRQLILDGQWDEVLQFIQPLECLDKFDRKRFRYIVLKQKFLEALCVNNAMSAEDEPQHLELTMQEAVKCLHALEEFCPSKDDYSKLCLLLTLPRLTNHAEFKDWNPSTARVQCFEEACGMVAEFIPADRKLSEAGFRASSNRLFQLLIKGVLYECCVEFCQSKATGEEITESEVLLGIDMLCGNGCDDLDLSLLSWLQNLSPNVFSCAFEQKMLNIHVDRLVKPAKATYADLLTPLISKLSPYPASPLRRPQSADTYMTRSLNPALDGLSYGLSGQDKRGAGKDGGKTSPMSHSFANFQHLNRSVMMENSGCHSIFEESPESSRTETPSDKMMSSPGPQNSRPASAPGQDALEPGSAEKNELWDSTEQFQEYYRQRLRVQQHLEQKQQQRELYQQMLREGGVQQHEAPPTAKHNLTEAFLTRSIQRLEELNVGMDDLGEEVQALSQQCNGGSNNDSEAREASATPQTQEGGGGDSDVVTSTPQSAQTGDKTGQNDSSLTRSKGPEKEKSKAKFVMVNTLEDTQAVRAVAFHPTGTLYAVGSNSKTLRVCAYPDTLDTSGSGTSKPPVIRFKRNKHHKGSIYCVAWSPCGQLLATGSNDKYVKVLPFNPETCNATGPDLEFSMHDGTIRDLAFMEGPESGGAILISAGAGDCNIYTTDCQRGQGLHALSGHTGHILSLYTWGGWMIASGSQDKTVRFWDLRVPSCVRVVGTSFHGSGSPVASVAVDPSGRLLAAGQEDSSCMLYDIRGGRMVQTYQPHSSDVRSVRFSPGAHYLLTGSYDTKVIVTDLQGDLTKQLPLTVVGEHADKVIQCRWHTHHLSFLSSSADRTVTLWTQAT, encoded by the exons ATGACGGCTGAGGAGATCATAAATGTAAAGGAAGTGGAGATCATTAAGGTGATGCTGGACTTCCTAAATTCGCGCAAGCTGCACATTAGCATGCTAGCCCTGGAGAAGGAGAGTGGGGTCATCAATGGCCTCTATTCGGACGACATGCTCTTCCTCAG GCAGCTCATTTTGGATGGACAGTGGGATGAAGTGTTACAATTTATTCAGCCTCTTGAGTGTCTGGATAAATTTGACAGGAAAAG ATTCCGCTACATTGTTTTGAAACAGAAGTTTCTGGAAGCTTTGTGTGTGAACAACGCCATGTCTGCTGAGGATGAGCCACAACAT TTGGAGCTGACCATGCAAGAGGCTGTGAAGTGTCTGCATGCTCTAGAAGAGTTTTGTCCATCTAAAGATGACTACAGCAAGCTTTGCCTTCTCCTTACACTGCCCCGCCTCACCAACCATGCTGAGTTCAAGGACTGGAATCCGAGTACGGCACGCGTGCAGTGTTTTGAGGAGGCCTGCGGCATGGTGGCAGAGTTTATTCCCGCTGACCGAAAGCTAAGCGAGGCGGGGTTCCGCGCCAGCTCCAACCGTCTTTTCCAGCTTCTGATTAAAGGCGTACTGTATGAATGCTGCGTGGAGTTCTGCCAGAGCAAAGCCACTGGAGAGGAGATCACAGAAAGCGAGGTTCTTCTGGGTATAGACATGCTGTGCGGGAACGGCTGCGATGATCTCGACCTGAGCTTGCTTTCTTGGCTCCAGAACCTGTCGCCCAATGTCTTCTCTTGCGCCTTTGAGCAGAAGATGCTCAATATCCACGTGGATCGGCTTGTTAAACCTGCCAAGGCCACTTACGCCGACCTCCTTACTCCGCTCATCAGCAAACTCTCGCCATATCCTGCTTCCCCTCTCCGGCGCCCACAGTCTGCAGACACCTACATGACGCGCTCTCTGAACCCAGCACTGGACGGCCTGTCCTATGGTCTCTCTGGCCAAGATAAGAGAGGAGCAGGAAAAGATGGAGGGAAAACTTCACCTATGTCGCACTCGTTCGCTAATTTTCAACATTTGAACCGCAGTGTGATGATGGAGAATTCAGGATGTCACAGCATCTTTGAGGAGTCACCAGAGAG CTCCAGAACTGAAACTCCATCTGATAAAATGATGAGCTCACCTGGTCCTCAAAACTCTCGCCCAGCCTCTGCCCCGGGTCAAGATGCTCTAGAACCTGGTTCTGCAGAGAAGAATGAG TTGTGGGACTCCACAGAGCAGTTTCAGGAGTACTACCGCCAGCGTTTGCGTGTCCAGCAACATCTGgaacagaagcagcagcagcgggAACTCTACCAGCAGATGTTGCGAGAGGGCGGAGTCCAGCAGCACGAGGCCCCGCCCACCGCCAAGCACAACCTCACAGAAGCCTTCCTTACCAG GTCTATTCAAAGACTGGAGGAGCTGAATGTGGGAATGGATGATTTAGGAGAAGAGGTGCAGGCTCTCTCTCAGCAGTGTAATGGAGGCAGCAACAACGACAGTGAGGCGAGAGAGGCCTCAGCCACACCACAGACACAGGAAGGGGGTGGAGGAGACAGCGATGTGGTCACCAGCACTCCTCAGAG TGCCCAAACTGGAGACAAAACTGGACAGAATGACAGCAGTTTGACCCGCTCTAAAGGCCCAGAG AAAGAGAAGTCTAAAGCCAAGTTTGTGATGGTCAACACCCTGGAGGATACACAGGCGGTCCGTGCCGTGGCCTTCCACCCCACAGGAACATTATATGCGGTCGGCTCCAACTCTAAGACGCTGCGCGTGTGTGCCTATCCTGACACGCTGGACACGAG TGGCTCGGGCACGAGTAAACCTCCTGTAATCCGCTTCAAGAGGAACAAGCATCATAAAGGCTCCATATATTGTGTGGCCTGGAGCCCCTGTGGACAGTTACTGGCCACCGGCTCCAATGACAAATACGTCAAAGTGCTGCCCTTCAACCCTGAAACCTGCAATGCTAcag GTCCTGATCTGGAGTTCAGTATGCATGATGGGACTATCAGAGATCTGGCGTTTATGGAGGGTCCTGAGAGCGGAGGGGCCATTTTAATTAGTGCAGGAGCTGGAGACTGTAACATCTACACAACCGACTGCCAGAGAGGACAGGGCCTGCATGCACTGAGCGGACACACAG GTCATATCCTGTCTCTGTACACGTGGGGGGGCTGGATGATCGCGTCCGGCTCTCAGGATAAGACCGTGCGTTTCTGGGACCTGCGTGTTCCCAGCTGTGTGAGAGTGGTGGGGACATCCTTCCATGGCTCAG GCAGTCCTGTGGCATCGGTGGCGGTGGACCCGAGCGGGCGTCTGCTGGCAGCAGGGCAGGAGGACAGCTCCTGTATGCTGTATGACATCAGAGGCGGGCGCATGGTTCAGACGTACCAACCGCACTCCAGCGATGTCCGATCGGTGCGCTTCTCCCCCGGGGCTCATTACCTGCTCACAGGATCCTATGACACCAAGGTCATCGTCACTGACCTACAAG GGGACCTGACGAAGCAGCTGCCGTTGACCGTAGTGGGAGAGCATGCGGATAAGGTGATCCAGTGCAGGTGGCACACACACCACCTCTCCTTCTTGTCCTCCTCCGCTGACCGCACGGTCACACTGTGGACGCAGGCCACATAG